A single region of the Gasterosteus aculeatus chromosome 1, fGasAcu3.hap1.1, whole genome shotgun sequence genome encodes:
- the LOC120817940 gene encoding neuronal membrane glycoprotein M6-b, producing the protein MDGTKPAMESNAEETQDEGQESKGCFECCIKCLGGVPYASLVATILCFSGVALFCGCGHVALSGTLTMLENHFSTVTTDHATLAMVIQIFQYIIYGIASFFFVYAILLLAEGFYTTSAIKKELQSDFKTTVCGRCITAFFMFLTYILFLAFLAIFGFTAIPVFLFFNMWTTCAAMKAPNANITSPDSICVDVRQYGVIPWNATPGKACGATLGDICNTSEFYLSYHLYIVAFAGAGATVIALIHYLMILGANWAYLKSAVSTHEYQDIKTKDDQDLEAEARSKEGQNSSSYS; encoded by the exons GATGCTTCGAGTGCTGCATCAAGTGTCTGGGCGGGGTGCCCTACGCCTCGCTGGTGGCCACCATCCTCTGCTTCTCGGGCGTGGCCCTGTTCTGCGGCTGCGGCCACGTGGCGCTGAGCGGCACCCTGACCATGCTGGAGAACCACTTCTCCACGGTCACCACGGACCACGCCACCCTCGCCATGGT GATCCAGATCTTTCAGTACATCATCTACGGCATCGcctccttcttcttcgtctACGCCATCCTCCTGCTGGCCGAGGGCTTCTACACCACCAGCGCCATCaagaaggagctgcagagcgaCTTCAAGACCACCGTCTGCGGACGCTGCATCACGGCCTTC TTCATGTTCCTGACCTACATCCTCTTCCTGGCCTTCCTCGCCATCTTCGGCTTCACGGCGATACcagtcttcctcttcttcaacaTGTGGACCACCTGCGCCGCCATGAAGGCCCCCAACGCCAACATCACCTCGCCCGACTCCATCTGCGTGGACGTCAGGCAGTACG GTGTTATTCCCTGGAACGCCACTCCGGGAAAAGCCTGCGGAGCCACTCTGGGAGACATCTGCAACACCAGCGAG TTCTACCTGTCCTACCACCTCTACATCGTGGCGTTCGCCGGCGCCGGCGCCACCGTCATCGCACTG aTCCACTACCTGATGATTCTGGGGGCCAACTGGGCCTACCTGAAGAGCGCCGTCTCCACGCACGAGTACCAGGACATCAAGACCAAGGACGACCAGGATCTGGAGGCCGAGGCGCGCTCCAAGGAGGGCCAgaactcctcctcctactcATAA
- the LOC120817947 gene encoding ras-related protein Rab-9A: protein MSKSPLLKVILLGDGGVGKSSLMNRYVTSKFDSHLLHTIGVEFLNKELEVDGRRVTLQIWDTAGQERFRSLRTPFYRGSDCCLLTFSVDDGQSFSNLSNWKKEFAYYADVKDPDRFPFVVLGNKLDVPERQVSGEDARQWCRENGGHPYFETSAKEATNVGSAFEEAVRRVLAADDGADRLVHANTVNLQRKSAPDSTCC from the coding sequence ATGTCAAAGTCGCCCCTCCTGAAGGTGATCCTCCTGGGGGACGGCGGCGTCGGCAAGTCCTCGCTCATGAACCGCTACGTCACCAGCAAGTTCGACTCGCACCTCCTCCACACCATCGGCGTGGAGTTCCTCAACAaggagctggaggtggacggCCGGCGCGTCACGCTGCAGATCTGGGACACGGCGGGCCAGGAGCGCTTCCGCAGCCTGCGCACGCCTTTCTACCGCGGCTCCGACTGCTGCCTGCTGACCTTCAGCGTGGACGACGGACAGAGCTTCAGCAACCTGTCCAACTGGAAGAAGGAGTTCGCCTACTACGCCGACGTGAAGGACCCCGACCGCTTCCCCTTCGTGGTGCTGGGCAACAAGCTGGACGTGCCGGAGCGGCAGGTGTCGGGGGAGGACGCTCGCCAGTGGTGCCGCGAGAACGGCGGCCACCCCTACTTCGAGACCAGCGCCAAGGAGGCGACCAACGTGGGGTCGGCCTTCGAGGAGGCGGTGCGTCGCGTCCTGGCGGCGGACGACGGGGCCGATCGCCTGGTTCACGCCAACACGGTGAACCTGCAGAGGAAGAGtgcgcccgactccacctgctgctga